The genomic interval CGAGGCCGACGAACTGGTCTATCGCTTCCTGTGCACCTACACCGCCCATCGATGAAAATGCTGCAGAACGAAACTCCAGGCCCGATCTGGCATTGAGCAGCCCGCACGCTCACCCGTCGGTCGCACCATGCCGGAAACGCTGAAGGTCGGACTCGTTCAGATGCGCTGTGGCGACGATCCCGCCCGGAACCTGGAGCGGGCCGTCGCGGGCATTCGCGAAGCGGCCCGCCAGGGCGCCCGGATCGTCTGCCTGCCCGAGCTGTTTCGCACCCCTTATTTCTGCAAGCACGAAGACCCGCGCCACTTTCAGCTGGCCGAACCCGTGCCGGGTCCGACTACCGAAGAACTGGCCCGGCTGGCCGCCGAACTGAACGTCTCGATTCTGGCCAGTCTGTTCGAGAAACGCGCCGACGGACTCTACCACAACACGCTGGCCGTCCTCGACCCAGAGCGGGGCTACCTGGGCAAATACCGCAAAATGCACATCCCGCACGATCCCCTCTTCGAAGAAAAGTACTATTTCGCGCCCGGTGATCTGGGCTTCCGTGTGTTCGACACGGCCGGCGTGCGCATCGGCACGCTCATCTGCTGGGATCAGTGGTTTCCCGAAGCGGCCCGCCTGACGGCCC from Rhodothermus marinus carries:
- a CDS encoding carbon-nitrogen hydrolase, producing the protein MPETLKVGLVQMRCGDDPARNLERAVAGIREAARQGARIVCLPELFRTPYFCKHEDPRHFQLAEPVPGPTTEELARLAAELNVSILASLFEKRADGLYHNTLAVLDPERGYLGKYRKMHIPHDPLFEEKYYFAPGDLGFRVFDTAGVRIGTLICWDQWFPEAARLTALQGAQILFYPTAIGWLPEEEASEGAAQHEAWELVQRAHAITNGCYVVAVNRTGFEPAPPGAAYRGIRFWGQSFVAAPDGTVLARAPVDEEAVLVVELDLSFIDRFRTTWPFFRDRRIDAYAELTRRFLDARD